One stretch of Caldinitratiruptor microaerophilus DNA includes these proteins:
- the proB gene encoding glutamate 5-kinase: MYAEELRRARRVVVKVGTSLVTHPNGRLHQGRLEMLVRQLSDLHAAGLEPVLVTSGAVGAGIGRLGAEGRPASLTEKQAFAAVGQGLLMHSYEKLFAEYGVTVAQILLTREDLEHPERRANARATMQLLLEWRVLPIVNENDTVTSEEIRVGDNDTLSARVAVLVDADLLIILSDVDGLFPADPRSRPDLEVLSVVEELSEELWSAAGGAGTPGGTGGMRTKLEAAAICQERGIPMVIASGHRQGVLTEILSGEVPGTLFRWPHGTARRRGG, encoded by the coding sequence GTGTACGCTGAGGAACTGCGCCGCGCCCGCCGGGTGGTCGTCAAGGTGGGCACGTCCCTGGTCACCCACCCGAACGGACGGCTGCACCAGGGCCGGCTGGAGATGCTCGTCCGCCAGCTCTCCGACCTGCACGCGGCGGGCCTCGAGCCCGTCCTCGTGACCTCCGGCGCGGTGGGGGCGGGCATCGGCCGGCTCGGCGCCGAGGGGCGGCCGGCCTCCCTGACGGAGAAGCAGGCGTTCGCCGCGGTCGGCCAGGGGCTCCTCATGCACAGCTACGAGAAGCTCTTCGCGGAGTACGGGGTCACCGTCGCCCAGATCCTCCTCACCCGGGAGGACCTCGAGCACCCCGAGCGCCGTGCGAACGCCCGGGCCACGATGCAGCTCCTGCTCGAGTGGCGCGTCTTGCCCATCGTGAACGAGAACGACACGGTGACCAGCGAGGAGATCCGCGTGGGCGACAACGACACCCTGTCCGCGCGGGTGGCCGTCCTGGTCGACGCCGATCTCCTCATCATCCTCAGCGACGTGGACGGTCTCTTCCCCGCCGACCCCCGGAGCCGGCCCGACCTGGAGGTCCTGTCGGTGGTGGAGGAGCTCTCGGAGGAGCTGTGGTCGGCCGCCGGCGGGGCCGGCACGCCGGGCGGGACCGGCGGGATGCGCACCAAGCTGGAGGCGGCGGCCATCTGCCAGGAGCGGGGCATCCCGATGGTCATCGCCAGCGGCCACCGCCAGGGGGTGCTGACCGAGATCCTCTCGGGCGAGGTTCCCGGCACCCTGTTCCGCTGGCCGCACGGGACGGCGAGAAGGCGAGGCGGGTGA